The nucleotide sequence GAGGCACTGACCTCGCTCTCCTGTTCTGGAACCATACTTCTACTTGCCGAGGACGAAGGCTCAGTTGCCCGGCCAGAGCTTGCTTTTGCTTCTGATCATCGCAAAGAAATCACACAGAAACTGGATCAGAATCACGATCGAAGAATCTATTTTGATCCATGGATCAGATTTCTTGGGGTAACACAAACCGGATCGAGACTGCTATGCTCTCTGAACCTGTCTTCCAAGAGGGCAGACTGCTCCTTGGTGAGCCTGAGCTTCTTCCTGGCTGCACCGCCGTCTTCCTCCTCATCACTGACCCTCGCATCTCTCTCCCTCTTAATCCTAGAGAGATGACCACCGGAGAAGGAAGACACCATGCTATGAGGAGACGATGGCCGGCCGACGACCCTACTCGCGGAGCAAGCCTTGTCTTCCTCGGCCTGAGCTTTCGCTGATCCCCACCCATCACCAGGGAGGCCAAGAGTGAGATAGGGCTCGACGGACGTGGCAGTCGAAGAAGATCTCTCCAGCTTGAATCCGGCGCTTGGCCGGGGATGATGATCACCTCCCGAAAGATCACCTCTGCCATCATAATTCAACCGAAGAGAAAGGCCAGCGACTCGCACATCGTCTCTATCGCTCGTGTCCATAAGAGTTTCCTTCCGCGAGACAGCAGGATGGGAGCACAGGAACGAATGCATGATGTGTTGCGATGATGGATGGGAGAGGGGGTGTTATCGAGAGAAGTCTGCAGGGGAGATGACACACAGGCTGACATAGGTTGGCGAATCGGAGAGTAGGAATCACGAATGCCGTTCATGCATTCAAGTTTTgcacccacctctctctctctctctctctctctctctctctctctctcatgtattCATCCACTGTCTCTCACTTCTCTATTGGCTCCTCTACTCACTTTCGACTTTGTGCATTGCCACCAATCAACTCATCACATCAAAACCCTTACCTCATGAAAGATATGCCTTTCATGCCTACCATTCAAGAACAATCACCAGCAGCTACGGAAGTGGGTTGGAGATTAATGGACGTGTCACCCACAAAAATATCTTAAGTCTCCACCTATCTTGTGCTCATATTTTGAGTGGTGGTTGTTAGGTAATTCAACCATCACACAGCTTGATCGAGTCTTCTCTTTCATCCAATAACATCATGTTCCCAAGAAAGAAAGTAGAGGAGGAAGTCAAGAGGACAAGCAGCTGTTTTGTTTGGGAATTAAGCATCTCTCCATCTACTCAAAAAAGAGATTTCATACGTTACACACTATGATAAATCTAACTAACTTAGCGCATATACAAAGGGACTAAAATatcgtaataattttttttttatttttttttatttttcataaaataatttCATTGTCTACGTTACGTACGTACGAGACATATATACGGATCATGAACAATTCGCTCGTTGAACCAAAAGAAATACGAtatgatatattaatttattataaaaaaaaatcttcgtacgatatgaACAATTAGCGGCTAATTTATCACTCGAGGGTAGTTGGCTCTTTAATGGAGACTGTAAAGATTAATTTGTGTGTTTAGTGTGATAAGATTGTCGGTCTATGTTTTTAGGTAAGTGGTGATTGATGCAGGTTGACTTTGACACACTCCATCAACCAATAAGTAGAGGCATGATTAGATAATAAACTTGTTAACCAACGAGGAAAAGCTAGTGTTTCGAGGTCGGAATGAGTCAAACAACTCGATATTAAAGGCTAGTGGAGGCTCCAtcgacatcatcatcat is from Musa acuminata AAA Group cultivar baxijiao chromosome BXJ1-6, Cavendish_Baxijiao_AAA, whole genome shotgun sequence and encodes:
- the LOC103989598 gene encoding homeobox-leucine zipper protein HAT22 — encoded protein: MHSFLCSHPAVSRKETLMDTSDRDDVRVAGLSLRLNYDGRGDLSGGDHHPRPSAGFKLERSSSTATSVEPYLTLGLPGDGWGSAKAQAEEDKACSASRVVGRPSSPHSMVSSFSGGHLSRIKRERDARVSDEEEDGGAARKKLRLTKEQSALLEDRFREHSSLDPKQKQALAGQLSLRPRQVEVWFQNRRARTKLKKTEVEYERLRKCCETLRDENRRLQKELQELKSFKLLRPRYMQLPATAVAGFTMCPSCSTVAAASDSDESGSLVVAPKPRLFNPFAHSASL